GTTTTCATTGTAGGGCAAGTACTCATTTGTTTTAATGAAATGTTGTCTCACATTATAAAGGGCTTGATTATAAAGACTTCTTGAAGCACGCATTAAAGATAACAAAAACTGGTGTTGATTTGGATTTAGAGTGAGTCTTGTTTTAAGGGCTTTATAAGGCATAAATGGGGTTCTCCTTTCCTACTCAAATTATACCATAAACAGCCTATAAAATATATATTTTATATAAATATTTAATTATATAAAAAGTGATGAAAAGAGGTGATTAAAATGGGGTTACATCAAAATTTTTATCGAAAAAACTGTGTGGTTGTTAGATGATAGAACAATAAAAGATGAACTTTCCTAGTCAATAAAAAAAGGTTCCAAAAGAATCTTTATCCAAATGGATAAGTCGATATGGAACCTATATCGTTAAGTAAAATTAATTACTTTTTGTCAATAACTGACTGATTAATGTATTCGATGAAGGCTTCTAAAGACAGATTCGTTTGTGACTCACTGCCATATTGACGGTAAGTGACAGATTTATTAGCAACTTCATTGTCTCCAATAACAAGTTGATAAGGAATCTTCTTGGTTTGAGCTTCTCTAATCTTATAACCCAGTTTTTCATTTCTTAAATCAAGTTCTACACGGATGCCCATCTTTTGTAAGTGGTTTTTCACTTCTACTGCATAGTCTTGATGATAGTTTAAGTTAACTGGAATGACTTTAATTTGGGTTGGTGCAAGCCAAAGTGGGAATGCGCCTTTATATTCTTCAGTTAAGTAAGCGACAAAACGTTCCATAGTTGATACGATACCTCTGTGGATTACAACTGGTACTTGGTCATTCTTACCATCTTCGCCTACATAAGTAAGTTCAAATCTTCTTGGCAATAAGAAGTCAATTTGGATAGTAGATAAGGTTTCTTCATTGCCTAGTGCAGTTTTGACTTGAACGTCTAGTTTTGGTCCGTAGAATGCAGCTTCACCGATTGCTTCAAAGTATGGCATACCGAAGTCGTCCATAACGTCTTTAAGCGCCTGTTGAGCTTCATTCCACATTTGATCATCGTCAAAGTATTTTTCTTTATTTTCTGGATCACGGTAAGAAAGTCTTAGTTTGTAATCGGTAATGTTAAAATCTTTATATACATCAAATAGTAAGTCTAAAGTACGTTTGAACTCATCTTTGATTTGGTCTTGTCTGACAAAGATATGTGCATCGTTTAGAGTCATTTCTCTTACGCGTTGTAAACCAGAAAGTGCTCCGGATTTTTCATATCTGTGCATCATGCCAAGTTCGGCAATTCGGATTGGAAGTTCTTTATATGAGTGAATTTCATTTTTGAATATTAACATGTGGTGTGGGCAGTTCATCGGTCTAAGTACTAGAGATTCACCATCCCCCATGTCCATAGGTGGGAACATTGAATCTTGATAGTGATCCCAGTGACCACTTGTTTTATATAAATCAACGTTAGCCATAATTGGTGTGTAGACATGTTCATACCCTAAACTGATTTCTTTATCTGTAATGTATCTTTCGATGATTCTTCTTAGGGTTGCACCATTCTTTAACCAGAACGCCAATCCTGAACCAGCTTCTTTGGTTAACATGAATAATCCAAGTTCTTTTCCAAGTTTGCGGTGGTCTCTTTGTTTACGTTCTTCTAAGATTTGAAGGTGGCTATCTAAGGCTTCCTTGGAGAAGAATGAGACCCCATAAACACGTTGGAGCATTTTATTGTCTGAGTTACCTCTCCAATAGGCACCTGCTAAGCTTAATAGCTTGAAATGTTTAATTTCTTTGGTGTTAGATACATGTCCACCACGGCATAAATCGATGAAATCACCTTGTTGATAAACACTGATTTTTTCATCTTTTAGGCCTTCAATTAATTCGAGTTTATATGGGTCATGCGCAAAGATTTTCTTAGCTTCTTCATAAGAAACTTCTCTGCCTTTAATGTCGTCACCATGTTTAGATAATTCAACCATTTTTTGTTCAATCATCGGTAACATCTCATCCGTAAATTTAACATCCCCTAAATCAATGTCATAGTAAAACCCTTCTTCAATCGATGGGCCAACACCAAAACATGCTTGTGGGTAAATGGATTTAACCGCTTGTGCGAGTAAATGTGCCGTTGAATGGTTCAAAATTGAGAAGGCTTCAGCATCTTCTTTTGTGATAAGTTTAAAAGATCCATCTTCAAAAATAGGCGTATCAAGCTCAATGATTCTGCCT
The Paracholeplasma morum genome window above contains:
- a CDS encoding helix-turn-helix domain-containing protein, which produces MPYKALKTRLTLNPNQHQFLLSLMRASRSLYNQALYNVRQHFIKTNEYLPYNEN
- the thrS gene encoding threonine--tRNA ligase; the encoded protein is MKLTLPDLKVLEVEKGKSPREIAKDISISLMKKAIAAMYEGRIIELDTPIFEDGSFKLITKEDAEAFSILNHSTAHLLAQAVKSIYPQACFGVGPSIEEGFYYDIDLGDVKFTDEMLPMIEQKMVELSKHGDDIKGREVSYEEAKKIFAHDPYKLELIEGLKDEKISVYQQGDFIDLCRGGHVSNTKEIKHFKLLSLAGAYWRGNSDNKMLQRVYGVSFFSKEALDSHLQILEERKQRDHRKLGKELGLFMLTKEAGSGLAFWLKNGATLRRIIERYITDKEISLGYEHVYTPIMANVDLYKTSGHWDHYQDSMFPPMDMGDGESLVLRPMNCPHHMLIFKNEIHSYKELPIRIAELGMMHRYEKSGALSGLQRVREMTLNDAHIFVRQDQIKDEFKRTLDLLFDVYKDFNITDYKLRLSYRDPENKEKYFDDDQMWNEAQQALKDVMDDFGMPYFEAIGEAAFYGPKLDVQVKTALGNEETLSTIQIDFLLPRRFELTYVGEDGKNDQVPVVIHRGIVSTMERFVAYLTEEYKGAFPLWLAPTQIKVIPVNLNYHQDYAVEVKNHLQKMGIRVELDLRNEKLGYKIREAQTKKIPYQLVIGDNEVANKSVTYRQYGSESQTNLSLEAFIEYINQSVIDKK